cacatcttcacaagtccattgacaccacaatggatggcaagcttcaagcacttgatctcttcgtgattctccacttgaaattgcacacggcaatcttgatgatgatcaccacttgatgtcatcctctccatgggttgagtgatatcttcctcttgacgaaagcccatgaacacgtacctaaccccacatagaactctcatatagaccatgggttagtacacaaagcacaatggacaatgcttaccaaatcatgggatcacttgatccctctcggtacatcttctacgctttgtgagttgatcaacttgattcactcttgacttagtcttgatcaaccttgaatctttccaactctcatcatttggatgatgtcttgaaggtaaacatgaatgatcacacaatcttcttcttcaagacatgcttgcaataagctcaactctcacatgaccaagctttggataattccttaatagcaccttggtcaacacaaactctccttgaaaccaacacatgtactccaagaaaagcctatggacaaaaccttcaaatataactcaaggcaaccattagtccatagagattgtcatcaattaccaaaaccaaacatgggggcaccgcatgttctttcacaTGTGGAAGCTTGCAGTAGTTAAGCAAGTCCACGTAGTTCTTTGGCACTTTGTTTCAGATAATGATTTGCTTTCTTTTCTGAAAAACTGTCAAACTACCCTTCATACATCTTATACCTTAGTATATCTTATATTTACGAGACACCGCGTTAATCCTAGAAAACTAACAAAATTAGCCATCTGATCTAAGTGTTAAATATTTGAAGCCGTTGGATGAAGTCCCTAAGAGAGTCCTAGCAATTTATCCCACACATATGTCTCCTTACAAAAAAATAGGTCTTCATGTGGAAGCCCAAAAGGAAAAATCAGATCCCCATGCGTGGCCGCATCTCTTCTGCCAGcgccgctcctcctcctccgacgcCTCTCCATGTTCTCCTTTAGTGTCGTCTTCCTATTATATACTCCAAGGTACGATCTGTGTTGCAGTCCATACAGAAGAAAATTAACGAATCCGATCTCTCCTCATTCCCCTTCACCTCCAATTTTGAGATCTTATTTTTATCCAGGTTTCTGAATCCTAGATGGGTTATGAATATATGGATGTGTATCCACGGTTTTTTTGAAAGAGGGCACCATTGATATTCTGAGGGCGCACAAGCGAGAAGTCAAAGACAAGTACAGGATGGTGACAACTTCATCATCTGCTCCTGCCCTGTTTGGTCTGGACAGGTACGCACACACCTCCTCAGTTTTACGGGAAATTCTACCTACTGAAAGCAACATGCCCCGATTTGGTGAGCTGACTTATGTGCTACGTGCAGAAACTGAAGAGAGGCAGACAACGGGTAACTTCTAACAATTGTAGTTTCATGAAACTAGATCATTGTCAATTGTAAACTGCTAATTTTAGTTAAAAGCCTTGACACACTTCCTTGAACAAACATAAGATTCATCAAGTTTGAGCTACCGTTTGCTTAAGTACCATGAATGATATTATTTCCACTCAATGAGAATCATTATTTTTAAATTATTTTTCATTAGCTAGGAATACAGTAAAATTGGTTTAATAATGGACTCCTAGATGCTAATCCGACTGATTCATGTTACTCCTCCGAAAGGCACAGAATCCTCCTCTACTTCTTTCATTAGATTATTAGAGGAAAGAACTATGCATGGTCTCTCTATGTACTAGATGCTTGTACTCATAACTAGCTGTCGAGTTGAAAATAACTACTTACCATCCCATACAACATTTCCTTCTGACTGACATACAACGAAATCCCTCGCGTTGGTTGCTTGAAGTTTTTAAACACCATTTTTATCTTTCTGTAACAATTGCTTCCACCATTATTTCAGGAACGCAGTTGTTCAGAACTTCGGACAGAAGATCATATCTGCTTGAAGGGCGGCTCCATTGCAATTTCGCCATATGCGCCTCCACAGAAATTGCCAAAACCATCTTTCATATACTTCCACCATCTCCTTCTACGACGGCACGAATGATCCCAAGGGTGGATTAATATGCCAGGTAAAATGGCCGCCTGTCGGCGAACAATACTCTTATTCCCCTCTTCTTGTTTTGCTGAACTGACCTTTCTATGTGCCCCATACAGGTGCCTGTGCATCTGGTTGGGAGAAGTTCAAGAACGACCTGCTGTTTGACATTTCAACCGATTGCCCACCCATGGCTGTGGTTTTTCTGTTACGTCTTGGTGATCATCACATACGGATGATGATGATCCGACTCCTGAAGCCGTTTGGTGTGTTTGTCTCAGAGGGGGATGCTCCGACTCCTGAAGCTGGGCAGTATCCTGAAACAGATGTTACAGAGGAAGCAAACGACTTGTCGCAAACCCTTTGTAATGAAGCAGGCTATGGTGTTCGACTGATGGTACACGTATACGATAAAATTTGAACCATCCTTGTATGACAGATGACATGAAGAGTTGTTGATTTTCTTGTTTTCAATCTGTACGTTTCATGTTAGTGTCGTGCCAGCATTATGCAGGAAAGTATCGTATGCACATCATTTTCGATGGTGTTCCTCTTTTGTGCTCAAGCTGGAGATGCAAAACTATCTTTTGACGCGCATATGGCAAAAATGTGTTTTTTTTTCTGGACGCAAAACTGTCTTTTGACGCCCGGGCAGACCCTCCTGAGCTGGACTACTGGCCTGGTGGGTGACCTAGCATCTTTTGGGCCTTAAGAAATGCTAGAGTCATTTTTTTTAATAAACATTTCAAACTAGGTATACTTTGTGGATGGCGTTTTTTCCAGCAACTTGATGCAGTGAACATCAGTCAGATAGGTTTTCTCCGTTTGTAGTTTGGATGGCGTTTTAAAGCTGCTTGGTTTTTGTAGGGAATTCAAAAGTGTTTGATTTTCGATTGTAAAGTAGCTAGGCCGAGAGAAGGCCCAGCGGTGGGCCACGGGAAGGTGGCCCGCTTCGTCTGGCTGTAGGCGGTGTACCCGGGCTCAGGGCCCTTTTCTATCCTCAGGCGGCCCTCCAAGCTCCTCACCTCAGGCCTCAGGCGCAGGCGCCCCCGGCTTCCCTGATCTCATCCCCGTTCCGGAAGGCTCGACCTCCTCTGGCGGCGCCGCCGGACCCTCCACCGCCTCTGCCCCCTCCCACCCCCCACCAAAGCACCGCCCTTCcttcccctcccctcccctccacCGGATCCATATCAGACGCGCTTCTTTCCTTTCATGGGCAATCAAACCCTAGCCTACTCGGATTTGTCTTCGCTTTATTAGGGTTAGGCACCTCCTGCTCCGGTGCTCCCCCCTCCCCATCACCGCCACAAGCGTCCGTCGCCCGTCCACGTCCAGCGGCGGAGCGCGAGCGCCATGTCCGTGGCGGCGGGGGTCAGCGATGCGGCCATCGCGGtgcgcgacaagctccggggcaagatCGGCCAGACCAAGGTGAAGCGCTACTGGCCCGGGAAGAAGCCCGAGTGGGCCGATGAGGCCGAGGACGACATCGACCTCCGGGCGGCCAGGGTCTCCCTCGACGAGGCCTTCCCCAAGGCCGAGGAAGGGGACCGGGACCGGGACCGGCCCCCCAAGGACGACCGGCGGCTCCGGCGGCTCGCGGAGACGCGCGCGGAGAACAAGGAGGAGCTCCGGGCCGACCACCGCCGCATCCGGCAGGCTGAGATCGTGTCCACCGCTGAGGAGGAGCGGGACAGGCAAGAGGCCcaggtggaggaggaggacgacgaggacGCGCAGGAGGAGCGGCGGCGGAGGATCAAGGAGCGGCAGCGCCTCAGGgcgcaggaggaggaggagctgctCCCGCAGGAGGACGAGCCGCTCGAGGATGACGTGCAGGAGTCGGAGGAGTCCGAGTACGAGACCGACTCGGAGGATGAGCAGATGGGCATGGCCATGGTGAAGCCCGTCTTCATCCCCAAGGCGCAGCGGGACACCATCGCCGAGCGCGAgcggctggaggaggaggagcggcAGGTGGAGGAGACCATCAGGAAGAGGCTCGAGGCTAGGAAGATCGAGACCAGGCAGATTGTGGTGGAGGAGATTAGGAAGGATGAGCACATTCAGAAGGCGCTCAACGAGGATGCTAGCGTCGAGGATGTCGACACGGATGATGAGCAGAACGAAGCTGAGGAGTATGAGTCATGGAAGAATCGTGAGATGGCGCGGATTAAGAGGGACAGGGAGGAAAGGTATGCACGGTTGAAGGAGAAGGAAGAGATTGACAAGGTGAGGAATATGACTGAGGAGGAGCGCCGGGAATGGGAGAAGAAGAACCCCAAACCTTCTCTCCAGAAGTCCAAACAGAAGTGGAACTTTATGCAGAAGTACTACCACAAGGGTGCCTTCTTCCAGGAGGGCGGTGATGACGTGAGCCAGTCAGCTGGTAGAGATGCTATATACACCCGTGATTTCTCTGCGCCCACCGGTGAAGATAAGATGGACAAGAGCATCTTGCCTAAGGTCATGCAAGTCAAGCATTTCGGGCGGAGTGGCAGAACAAAGTGGACACATCTTGTTAATGAGGACACTACCGACTGGGATGCACCGTATGTACTCATTCTTATGGCATTACTGCTTTATACCTGAAAAATGTTCAGTTGGTTTTTTAGTTATCGTCCTATTGCTTATTATTAGTAGAACATGTGCTATCTATCCACTACTTGGTCCAGACAATATACTAGCCTACATAGAAGGCACTCTCTGTATGCTTTTCAGCAGAATACTAATAGCCCCTCTCTCTAGTTCTTCTATTGGCATGCC
The sequence above is drawn from the Triticum urartu cultivar G1812 unplaced genomic scaffold, Tu2.1 TuUngrouped_contig_6138, whole genome shotgun sequence genome and encodes:
- the LOC125530199 gene encoding microfibrillar-associated protein 1-like, with product MSVAAGVSDAAIAVRDKLRGKIGQTKVKRYWPGKKPEWADEAEDDIDLRAARVSLDEAFPKAEEGDRDRDRPPKDDRRLRRLAETRAENKEELRADHRRIRQAEIVSTAEEERDRQEAQVEEEDDEDAQEERRRRIKERQRLRAQEEEELLPQEDEPLEDDVQESEESEYETDSEDEQMGMAMVKPVFIPKAQRDTIAERERLEEEERQVEETIRKRLEARKIETRQIVVEEIRKDEHIQKALNEDASVEDVDTDDEQNEAEEYESWKNREMARIKRDREERYARLKEKEEIDKVRNMTEEERREWEKKNPKPSLQKSKQKWNFMQKYYHKGAFFQEGGDDVSQSAGRDAIYTRDFSAPTGEDKMDKSILPKVMQVKHFGRSGRTKWTHLVNEDTTDWDAPWATNGPLRTKYNAKMAGMNAPIAKPKGSKKMKDWDTKRDD